The Falco cherrug isolate bFalChe1 chromosome 3, bFalChe1.pri, whole genome shotgun sequence genome segment GCCAGGCCGGCGCCCAGCGCGAAGGCCCCGCGGAAGGGCCCGCGGCGGAAGAAGAgctcggcggcggcgggggcgcggtGCCGCCCGGCCCGCCAGTGCCCGTAGGCCATGGTGAGCTGGTACAGGTCGGTCAGCGGCGCCAtggcccggccgcgccgccgcgggGCAGCCTGGGAGCGGGGGGGGCACGGAcacggggcgggcggggcgggacACGGCGGGGAGCTGGGGCACGGGGCACCGGGAGGGACTGCGCGGGTGCGGGGGGTGGCGGCACACGGGGACACAGGGCACAGAACACCGGGGACGGCAGCATAGACACACAGACAAGGCACAGGAGTCCAGGGATGACAGTACACAAGGGGCACAGGACACCAGGGATGGCAGCACAGAAGGGACACTGGGCACACGGGGGTAAAAGCACAGAAGGGACACAAGGAACAGGATGGCAGCACACAGGAGCAGGCGTGTGGGACGCTGCacacccagccccagctgtgccaggaccCACAACAGCAGGTACTCTGGGTACCCAGGACACCAGGCAGTCCCAGGTACAGAGGACACAGGACATTCAGGACACCCAGCATCCTCAGCACTGGACACATGGGGCACTGGTGGCTTAAGGGACACATGCACAGGATGGGGGTGGAGCACACCAGAACACAGGCCATAGAAGTGAGAGTGGTGCCAAGAGCAGCAGGCACGTGGTGCACTTGGCAAGGCTGGTACACGGGGCACATGGAGTGGCAGCACCCACGGGACATGCGGCACTGGGAGTGGCAGTCTGCCAGGACCATGCTTTTGGGACCCTgtgtgcccagcagcagccacacatggccccagctgtgccagcaccaggCATGTGGGACTGGTAGCACATGGGACAACAGACACACAGGacaccaggcaggcagggctctgggtgcagcagcacacagcacaacacacacacacacactctgagTCCCAGGCACACCAGCACAGGGGGCACAGTATGCACACCCAGCACTGGGTACCATGCACAACGGGCATCCCAACACCAAGCACAGGATATGTGCCACACATCAGACATGACAAAACACTGGCTACACCACCACCAAGGCAAGGGACAGCATGCACAGCAGTGGCACCATGTGCATCAACCCCAGCACTCCACAAGCCAACAGCAACCCCAAGGGTCACAccaggcagagagcagccagGTCCTGGACATGCATGTGCACTGCATATGCAGGACACCACTTAACACCAAGCTCCTAAAGCACCTGCACATCATGCACGGGGCACTGCACACAGCCAATAAAGTTGGCACTACAGCCATCATCACTTGGCTACTGCATACTGCCCAGGCTGGATGCTGCTGCGGCTTCATCCAGTGCTTGCAGCACAACCCCGTAGCACTTCCCATTTGCTCTGTATTGGCCCTACATGACTTCAGCCTGGACCTTGGACTCTGACACTGCGACAGACCCCGTGACTACAGTTAGAAATGCCACCTCACCTCCCCTTTCCACAGGCCATGCTCCAGATGGCCCTGGCTCCTAACACACCAAATGATCAGCTCAAGTGACCCTGTGCAGGGTACCAAGAGCAGCAAGGggaagagacagaagaaattcaGTCCCAAGCCAGCAATTTCTGGATGCTTCCTGCTGATTAGTCCTgatttgtggggtttggttttggggttttcttttttttttttgtgtgcgtgTTGGGTGTTTGGGGGGGGAAGGTGTGTGTGCAGGGTGTAGAGAATGACTGGAGTCTCTACTTTTGGGAAAGGTGACTGCAACCACCCTTAGCACAGGCTACTCATACAGGATGCTCCTCGGACCTTCTTTCCAACCCAGAAATGTAGGTCACTCCTGCCTCAAGACTGCTCCCCTTTTATGAATGGAACAAGGAAGGGAAATACCCCAAAGTCTCACAACAAATCACTCTGGAGATGTTGCACTTGGCAGAGACAAACATCATCCAATTTGCACTCCCAGTCTTGATCTTTATTAGTTACAGTTTCAAAGGGGATACAGTTTTACTTCTAGATCTTGTTGAAAGCAGCAATGTCAACACTCTGcacctgaaacaaaaccagtaaagcTGAAGGTCACCAAGGTGTTTCCAGATATTCAAAGCAAGCACTCACATCAGGGATTTCTTCACAGCGTGCACCAGCAATGCTCAAAAAGATCAAGCATGGCCCAGGTCTCAGGccagcttcccagctgcagtAAGAGGACCTTTTTAATAATTCTAGAAACAGTCACAACAGGAAACTGCACTGTACTAGTTACTGCATAAATCTTTAGACAGTCTAGCCTATGAAGAACATACATATTAAAGAGTTTCTAGCAATGTTAAGGCTAAAGAGCAGAAGTTCCCGATTTACTCTAAATATAAGCAAAAGAGTAGCCAAagcaaaaaaggtaaaacccaccATGCTCTCAACAGTAAGACTAggagctctgctgagctgcataTCACCTGGCCCAGGGCTGGAGCTCCTACTGTCATTTCCATGGAAGAAGGACAGGGATTGAGACACCTCCAGCCATGAAGGTTAAACATTTGTGTGTCTACCCTGGTGCTGCACAGGCTAAGTGTCAAAGCAGGGCTTATCCAAAGTAATAATCTGTGGGAGCTGGATGGGCACTAAGAGCCTCCAAAAAGGCTctagaaaatactgcaaaatagCTGCATCATCCAgccttaaaaaatatatttaaatacactATACCAGTGTCTCAGCAGGCAGACGCCATCAATTctattgtttgggtttggttggttttttttaaataaaaattcaagttTGCCAAAATCTGTGGGTCAGGCATCACCCAGGATTACAGAGCTTGCTGAAAGACTTACATAGTCTTCAAACTTGGTTATCTCCTCCTCCAGGATGTCTGTTCCGACTTTGTCATCCTCCACTACACACTGGATTTGGAGCTTCTTAATGCCATAGCCTACTGGGACCAGTTTGGAGGCTCCCCACACCAACCCATCCATGTGGATGGACCGTACACACTCCTCCATCTTCGCCATGTCAGTCTCATCATCCCACTGCAAAAATATGGAGTATGAACTTTAGTTTTCCTAGATACCACCATTAGCCCCCAAGAGGTATCCAGTGACTTAAAATTGAACGCTACACCTCTCAGCACATTTCAGCTGACCCAAGCTGCCCTTTTTTGTCTATAGTTTTTACCAGAATTAGCTGATGGGTTCACCAAGCTGTATCTGACATGGCAGCAATGCTGCATATCACGTTTTTTCAATTCCACCTGTAGGCACTGCAGATGCATGCAAGGGGGATTCTTCCTGCAGCAATGCAGCTGCTTTGGAGTGCTCACTTTAAAGTGACTTTCACAAAGGGCATCTCCATGAGCACTAGCCAGCCTGGAGTTTTTGTTCTACCATGCTAACTTGACAAAGACAGGTTTCTTCCCATCTTAAAGGGCTAGTCCTGACTAGGGGAACCTCAGATAACAGCCTACGCTTGCTACGGTGCAAGGAGCAAGGCAGCAGCGCAAAGGCTACAGATCCCAGCTGCAATATCCCACTGTGCTCTGACCCCTTGTTTGGAAACCTGCAGGTCCTATCTTCATCAGCCCTCTCAGATGTGCAAGTGATTTACAGCCTCCTTCAGCACAAGACATACAGCCTCACTCGGGGGCTTCCCCCCTGCAGTTACTCACTGGCTTCACATCCAAAAGGATAGAAGACTTGGCAATAAGACCCGGTTTCTTGGCCTTCTTCTCTGCATACTGACGCAGTCTCTCCTCCCGGACTTTGGCAGCCTCTTGGTCTTCCTCTTCATCATCACTACCAAAAAGGTCAATGTCATCGTCGTCATcgtcctctgcagcagctggctcaACTTTCTTTGCTGGTGAAGCAGATGGGAGCTCCACTCTCTTGGAGGGAACACTGAATGGTTCCACTTTCTTCATTGGGGTGACATGCATTCAAGTTTGCAttaaggaaaaagggaagaagattAACTTGAAGCTGAATGACAGCAGCACTCAAGAGAAGCTCAGGTACAGAAGTCTGCATTGCTCAAGACAGTGAACATGGCCCACACCATGTGATTTGTGTGAAGAATCAGCTATTGGCCATCAAAACAGGACACTGGACCATATGGACCTTTGAACTGGCCCAGCATGGCCATACTTCTAACCCCTAGAGCAAAAATCACCATGTAGCCAAGAGCTGATCCTCCTCCTAAGTGCTCAGGGTACTTCTACCATGAGAGTCTGAGTGGGACAGCAGTTAGGAACACAACCAAGCATCTTGCCCTAGCATGAGGAGGGGCCTACACATTCTGTACGCTTACTGCAGAGACACCAGCACCACTGGTAGCATGTCTTCCAACCTACAACAAGAATGATCAAATTGGTGCCGTGTATTCAGCTCCCACAGAGCTTTCTCTTAAGTTAAATACATTCTTATGGGGACgtttgttaaaaaagaaataagcatcACCAATTCCGCTTATCTATTATAACAGAGTGGCATTTTATCTGGTGCCTTGCTAACAAACTCACAGCACTGTGGACTACATGTTAATCACGTATATAAACTCCAAACAGATTTGCACCAGCTCTCCCTAGCTGAAATCTCTAACGTAGCTTCTTCGCTGGTCTTACAGCAGACTACTCCTCTCCATACATACTTTTTGGGAAAGGTGATGAGGCAGCTGCCAAAACTGCTGGAAAACCTGCAACAGACTCATCCTAATTATAAGCATCTCTCCATCTTCAGACAGCCACAAGACCTTTGAAATGACCTGACACTTTGTGACTGTGAAGCATTCAAGAACAGCACTTTGCCAAGGCTCACCTGGGTTGGAGGAACTGGTGAGGGCTGGTGGGAGGTAGATGACTTTTCCAGAGCATTCAGGCGGCTTTCCAACTTAAAGATGGCCATCTGAAGGTCTGCAACAACTGCaagaaggtgggggggggggggggggggggagggaaaaaaaacagtacaGCCTTATCTTGTAGGCTCTGAATATAAGTCAGGATAACTTGCTTCTGCTCAAAGTGGGCTTTAAAAACCACCAGTTGCCCCAGTCAGAGGGAAGCCTACAAAGCTCTGATCAAGATACTGACATGCTCACCTGGTGACAGACAAGGCCAGTAAGGGATACACCCCACAGAAGCAGGACCCCCACatccagttttgctttctttgcagaagaTTCTCCTACTTACCACTGCGAAGGTTTTGATTTTCTACCTCCAGGTGAGAAATTCTGGACAGGAGTTCATTTTGGTCACCAACAGGCCCAGAAGAGGCTGTGCTTGCACTCTGCAacaaggaaaacaggaatgaaGTAAGTCGGTTCACCTACTCCCAAACTCAGTGGTTCAGTGAAGCAAAGCAGAGTCATGCcttcagggaagaagaaaatttgagAGCTAATCTAAGAACAAGGGTATTTTCTCTAAAGGCTTTacaaaaagaatataaatatagCAGCTCTAGGATGAAGCATGAAATATATCTTGAGAAATTTCAGCTGGCACTGATGAACAAAGGATGAAGTAATTCTTCAGTCTCAGATCACAGACTGACACTGAAcacacagttttgaaaatttcaCACTAAGGCCCTTAAGTGGGGCAGCAGGTCTCCTCTTACAAACAAATTGAGGCACAGAGCACAGAAGTGACCTGCCTAACATCACACAGTGAGTCACTGTGAAAGCTGGAAAGAGATCCCAGCAGTTCCATACCCCCACCTTCCCCAGTCCAGCCTTTAACTCCTCGCAAAACAGTTTAAGCCTACTGTAACACATCCTGAGGGAGCAGTTATAGTGATCCAGCTTCAAAAGTATTTAATAGTGAAAaagagtgggttttttttaagcaggcCCTTATCTGTAAATTCAAATCAgccaagggaaagaaaataacaggcCTTCACACCTCAAGTGTCACTTTTAACTGAATATAACAATAGAGAAAATTATACTCATTCAGGTGCATCCTGCTTGTAATTATAATGCAGTTCTCTGTTGCAGTTGACATGCTTCTGAGATCCAAGCAGTCACTTAAGATGGAGAGGGGGAAATACAGGGGTTAAGATGAAGAATATGTGGCACACA includes the following:
- the EEF1D gene encoding elongation factor 1-delta isoform X1 — encoded protein: MAVDYFMHEKIWFEKYKYDDAERRFYEQMNGPVSSSSHQQSASTASSGPVGDQNELLSRISHLEVENQNLRSVVADLQMAIFKLESRLNALEKSSTSHQPSPVPPTQKVEPFSVPSKRVELPSASPAKKVEPAAAEDDDDDDIDLFGSDDEEEDQEAAKVREERLRQYAEKKAKKPGLIAKSSILLDVKPWDDETDMAKMEECVRSIHMDGLVWGASKLVPVGYGIKKLQIQCVVEDDKVGTDILEEEITKFEDYVQSVDIAAFNKI
- the EEF1D gene encoding elongation factor 1-delta isoform X3, yielding MAVDYFMHEKIWFEKYKYDDAERRFYEQMNGPVSSSSHQQENGASTILRDIARARENIQKSLAGSASTASSGPVGDQNELLSRISHLEVENQNLRSVVADLQMAIFKLESRLNALEKSSTSHQPSPVPPTQKVEPFSVPSKRVELPSASPAKKVEPAAAEDDDDDDIDLFGSDDEEEDQEAAKVREERLRQYAEKKAKKPGLIAKSSILLDVKPWDDETDMAKMEECVRSIHMDGLVWGASKLVPVGYGIKKLQIQCVVEDDKVGTDILEEEITKFEDYVQSVDIAAFNKI
- the EEF1D gene encoding elongation factor 1-delta isoform X2; this translates as MAVDYFMHEKIWFEKYKYDDAERRFYEQMNGPVSSSSHQQENGASTILRDIARARENIQKSLAGQKTVPRSKEAPSARHKRQSGRSTSASTASSGPVGDQNELLSRISHLEVENQNLRSVVADLQMAIFKLESRLNALEKSSTSHQPSPVPPTQKVEPFSVPSKRVELPSASPAKKVEPAAAEDDDDDDIDLFGSDDEEEDQEAAKVREERLRQYAEKKAKKPGLIAKSSILLDVKPWDDETDMAKMEECVRSIHMDGLVWGASKLVPVGYGIKKLQIQCVVEDDKVGTDILEEEITKFEDYVQSVDIAAFNKI